Proteins from a genomic interval of Zingiber officinale cultivar Zhangliang chromosome 2A, Zo_v1.1, whole genome shotgun sequence:
- the LOC122040562 gene encoding transcription termination factor MTERF2, chloroplastic-like, with protein MFRRLCAGVHRQLQVTVTLCHRRTAAASSPHFLGFVKPYYASSVSADDPSSPTASFLSRSCGISDHAAFSISKKVPIDALDQALRVLALLKDYGFDEAHLVRLVDRFPRVLLMDVKKTLKPKLELFRGIGLVGTDLPEILSARPVLLRYSVEKRLVPNSELLKSISITNANLVDALKHSPWLITFGTGTTLLPKVDALRAYGVPNEVILLLLTRYGHALVTDTDRFNETFDEIKKMGISPKRTTFARALGVLAILPKKKWEEIVENLRGLGWSQDLVSEAFAKQPHLARVSIEKTTKIVKFLEEKLAWTPEDIVKYPAVLLMSLEKRLMPRYAVLHILMQRGLIKPGVSGNHFLVSNEKFRMQFVTKYQEKAPEIVEAINGVESGR; from the coding sequence ATGTTTCGGCGTCTCTGCGCCGGCGTCCACCGTCAACTTCAAGTGACCGTCACTCTCTGCCATCGTCGGACCGCTGCCGCCTCGAGTCCACACTTTCTGGGATTCGTCAAACCCTATTATGCTTCCTCCGTCAGCGCCGACGATCCCTCATCCCCGACCGCCTCCTTTCTGTCGAGATCGTGCGGGATCTCCGACCATGCCGCCTTCTCCATCTCCAAGAAAGTCCCGATCGACGCCCTCGACCAAGCGCTCCGGGTGCTCGCCCTCCTCAAGGACTACGGCTTCGACGAAGCCCATCTCGTCCGCCTCGTCGACCGCTTTCCTCGTGTCCTCCTGATGGACGTCAAGAAGACCTTGAAGCCCAAGCTGGAGCTCTTCCGCGGGATCGGCCTCGTCGGAACCGACCTCCCGGAGATCCTGTCAGCTAGGCCCGTTCTGCTCAGGTACAGCGTAGAGAAGCGATTGGTCCCCAACTCTGAGCTCCTCAAATCAATTTCGATAACGAATGCGAACCTTGTGGATGCCCTAAAGCACTCACCTTGGTTGATCACCTTCGGCACCGGCACTACCCTTCTTCCCAAGGTCGATGCTCTCCGCGCATACGGCGTACCCAATGAAGTAATCTTACTGCTTTTGACCCGTTACGGCCACGCTTTGGTGACAGATACAGATCGATTCAATGAGACCTTTGATGAGATAAAGAAGATGGGAATCTCACCGAAGAGAACCACGTTCGCCCGTGCCCTCGGGGTGCTCGCTATCTTGCCCAAGAAGAAGTGGGAGGAGATAGTGGAGAACTTGAGGGGATTGGGATGGTCGCAGGATCTTGTCTCGGAGGCCTTCGCAAAGCAACCTCACCTTGCGCGGGTATCAATTGAGAAGACAACGAAGATTGTGAAGTTTTTGGAAGAGAAGCTGGCATGGACACCGGAGGACATTGTGAAGTATCCAGCTGTTCTGTTGATGAGCCTGGAGAAAAGGTTGATGCCCAGGTATGCCGTCCTGCACATTCTCATGCAAAGGGGATTGATCAAGCCTGGCGTCAGTGGGAATCATTTCCTGGTTTCGAACGAGAAGTTCAGGATGCAATTTGTGACCAAGTATCAAGAGAAAGCTCCAGAAATAGTCGAAGCTATCAACGGAGTGGAATCGGGTAGATGA
- the LOC122044358 gene encoding uncharacterized protein LOC122044358, whose translation MFRRLCAAIHRRLQVTTTLGHRRITAPSRPHFLGFVKAYSASSVGADDPSSLTASSLMRSCGISDRAALSISKKVQLDTLDKALSVLTLLKDYGFDEAHLVRLVDRLPGVLVMNVEKILKPKLELFRGISLVGTALPEILSAWPVLLGCSLEKRLLPNAELLKSILITNANLVNAIKNSPWLMAIDIRTKVLPKVDALRAHGVADDVILVLLIRYGHTLVTDTNRFNEAFDKIKKMGICPKKTTFAHALGMLAKLPEKKWVEKVENFMGLGWSQDNVLEAFSKQPYIVRISTEKTRKIVEFLEEKLGWTPEHTVKYPVVLLMSLEKRLLPRCAVLSILMHKGLIKPGFTGYHFLMSSKNFQMEFVTKYQAKAPEIVEVIRRVKS comes from the coding sequence ATGTTTCGACGTCTCTGCGCCGCCATCCACCGTCGACTTCAAGTGACTACCACTCTCGGCCATCGTCGGATCACCGCCCCCTCCCGCCCACACTTTCTGGGATTCGTCAAAGCCTATTCTGCTTCCTCCGTCGGCGCCGACGATCCCTCATCCCTGACCGCTTCTTCCCTCATGAGATCGTGCGGGATCTCCGACCGTGCCGCCCTCTCCATCTCCAAGAAAGTCCAGCTTGACACCCTCGACAAAGCGCTCTCGGTTCTCACCCTCCTCAAGGACTACGGCTTCGACGAAGCCCATCTCGTCCGCCTCGTCGACCGCCTTCCCGGTGTTCTCGTGATGAACGTCGAGAAGATCTTGAAGCCAAAGCTGGAGCTTTTCCGCGGGATCAGCCTCGTCGGAACCGCCCTCCCGGAGATCCTGTCAGCTTGGCCCGTTCTGCTCGGATGCAGCTTAGAGAAGCGATTGCTCCCCAACGCTGAGCTCCTCAAATCAATTTTGATAACGAATGCGAACCTTGTGAATGCCATAAAGAACTCACCTTGGTTGATGGCCATAGACATCAGAACCAAAGTGCTTCCCAAGGTCGATGCTCTGCGCGCACACGGCGTGGCCGATGACGTAATCTTAGTGCTTTTGATCCGTTACGGCCACACTTTGGTGACAGATACAAATCGATTCAATGAGGCCTTTGACAAGATCAAGAAGATGGGAATCTGTCCGAAGAAAACTACTTTCGCCCATGCACTCGGGATGCTTGCTAAGTTGCCCGAGAAGAAGTGGGTGGAGAAAGTGGAGAACTTTATGGGATTGGGATGGTCACAGGATAATGTCTTGGAGGCCTTCTCAAAACAGCCTTACATTGTGCGGATATCGACTGAGAAGACAAGGAAGATTGTGGAGTTTCTGGAAGAGAAGCTGGGATGGACACCGGAGCACACTGTAAAGTATCCGGTTGTTCTGTTGATGAGCCTGGAGAAGAGGTTGTTGCCCAGGTGTGCCGTCCTGAGCATTCTCATGCACAAGGGATTAATCAAGCCTGGCTTCACAGGGTATCATTTTCTGATGTCGAGCAAGAACTTCCAGATGGAATTTGTGACCAAGTATCAAGCAAAAGCTCCAGAAATAGTCGAAGTTATTAGAAGAGTGAAATCCTGA